One Helianthus annuus cultivar XRQ/B chromosome 7, HanXRQr2.0-SUNRISE, whole genome shotgun sequence genomic region harbors:
- the LOC110868934 gene encoding K(+) efflux antiporter 6, with protein sequence MNSGTPSFHHRRRRCTLFYSLYLIPLFFFTAAVSAVDQLPLVDNGDGFVNNATVNGSATTDRDRSFAGMIDRALEKEFNESDQNEENDAGSFNNSVAGQQAVLETVARVKSKKNDTKDEKSFQLHHVFNIDSDNGAEETPTLIDRKDNVFIISNFKSKYPVLQLDLRLISDLVVVIVSATCGGIAFACAGQPVITGYLLAGSIVGPGGLDVVSELVQVETVAQFGVIFLLFALGLEFSMAKLKVVRAVAVLGGLLQSFLFMCVCGITASLCGGKSSEGVFVGVLLSMSSTAVVLKFLMEKNSVNALHGQVTIGTLILQDCAVGLLFALLPVLGGTSGVLQGVISMTKSLVALVAFLAVLSVLSRTGLPWFLKLMINLSSQTNELYQLASVAFCLLVAWSSDKLGLSLELGSFAAGVMISTTDLAQHTLEQVEPIRNFFAALFLASIGMLIHVHFLWNHIDILLASVLLVVIAKTVVISVVVKGFGYNNKTSVLVGMSLAQIGEFAFVLLSRASNLHLVEGKLYMLLLGTTALSLVTTPLLFKIIPAVVHLGVLLRWFTPDSQTEMGFKVDGLRSDSAKQRIALIAKDLLIHEG encoded by the exons ATGAATAGCGGCACACCGTCGttccaccaccgccgccgccgttGCACTCTCTTCTACTCTCTGTATCTAATTCCTTTATTCTTTTTCACTGCCGCGGTCTCCGCCGTAGATCAGCTGCCGCTGGTGGATAACGGCGACGGCTTTGTTAATAACGCCACCGTGAATGGCTCTGCTACGACGGATAGAGACCGGAGCTTCGCCGGCATGATCGATCGGGCTCTGGAGAAGGAGTTTAATGAGAGTGATCAGAACGAAG AAAATGATGCAGGCAGCTTCAATAACAGTGTTGCTGGGCAACAG GCTGTATTGGAAACTGTGGCTAGGGTTAAGTCTAAGAAAAACGACACAAAGGACGAGAA GTCCTTTCAACTTCATCATGTTTTCAATATTGATAGTGACAATGGAGCAGAAGAGACACCAACACTAATTGATAGAAAG GATAATGTTTTTATAATATCCAATTTCAAATCAAAATATCCAGTGCTACAATTAGATTTGAG GTTAATCTCTGATCTTGTTGTTGTCATTGTATCTGCCACTTGTGGCGGCATTGCCTTCGCATGCGCTGGACAGCCA GTTATTACTGGATATTTGCTGGCAGGATCTATTGTTGGGCCTGGTGGACTGGATGTAGTCAGTGAACTAGTTCAA GTTGAGACAGTAGCGCAGTTTGGTGTAATTTTTCTTCTTTTCGCTCTGGGGCTGGAGTTCTCAATGGCAAAA CTTAAAGTTGTTCGAGCTGTTGCTGTTCTTGGAGGACTGCTTCAAAGTTTTCTATTTATGTGCGTATGTGGAATTACAGCCTCT TTATGTGGCGGTAAATCTTCTGAGGGCGTTTTTGTTGGTGTGCTTCTTTCAATGTCGTCAACAGCAGTG GTCCTGAAGTTTTTGATGGAGAAGAATAGTGTCAATGCCCTTCATGGACAAGTTACTATTGGGACCCTCATCTTACAG GATTGTGCAGTGGGTTTGCTGTTTGCTCTTCTTCCAGTCCTTGGTGGAACTTCAGGTGTTTTACAAGGAGTAATATCCATGACTAAATC GCTGGTGGCGTTGGTTGCATTTTTGGCAGTCTTATCAGTATTATCAAGAACGGGCTTACCTTGGTTCCTTAAATTGATGATAAACCTCTCCTCACAG ACCAATGAACTGTATCAGCTAGCATCTGTTGCATTTTGCCTGCTGGTAGCCTGG TCTAGTGATAAGCTGGGATTAAGTTTAGAACTGGGCTCATTTGCTGCTGGAGTTATGATATCAACAACCGATCTTGCTCAACATACACTTGAACAA GTCGAACCAATACGAAATTTCTTTGCGGCTTTATTTCTTGCTAGCATTGGAATGCTGATTCATGTTCATTTTCTGTGGAACCACATTGATATTCTGTTAGCCTCTGTTCTGTTGGTTGTTATTGCCAAGACAGTTGTCATTTCTGTAGTTGTCAAGGGTTTTGGCTACAACAACAAAACTTCTGTTCTT GTTGGGATGTCTTTAGCACAAATAGGAGAGTTTGCTTTTGTCCTTCTCAGTCGTGCTTCTAATCTTCATCTAGTTGAG GGGAAGCTGTACATGCTGCTTCTTGGAACCACGGCTCTTAGTCTG GTGACAACTCCATTGCTTTTCAAGATTATACCGGCCGTAGTGCATCTTGGTGTTCTCTTGCGATGGTTCACCCCTGATAGTCAAACCGAG ATGGGCTTCAAAGTAGACGGGCTCCGTTCAGATAGCGCGAAACAACGAATCGCTTTAATTGCCAAGGATCTTTTGATCCATGAAGGATAG